In Scomber japonicus isolate fScoJap1 chromosome 11, fScoJap1.pri, whole genome shotgun sequence, the genomic stretch TTACTTAGTATACTAACCCTAGTATTACTTAGTATACTAACACTAGTATTACGTAGTATACTAACACTAGTATTACTTGGTATATTAACCCGAGTATTACTTAGTATACTAACCCTAGCATTACTTAGTATACTAACTCCAGTATTACTTGGTATACTAACCCTAGTATTACTTGGTATATTAACCCTAGTATTACTTGGTATACTAACTCCAGTATTACTTGGTATACTAACCCCAGTATTACTTGGTATACTAGCCCTAGCATTACTTAGTACACTAACCCTAGTATTACTTGGTATACTAACCCTAGTATTACTTGGTATACTAGCCCTAGCATTACTTAGTACACTAACCCTAGTATTACTTGGTATATTAACCCTAGTATTACTTAGTATACTAACCCTAGCATTACTTAGTATACTAACTTCAGTATTACTTGGTATACTAACCCTAGTATTACTTAGTATACTAACCCTAGTATTACTTGGTATACTAACACTAGTATTACTTAGTATACTAACCCTAGTATTACTTAGTATACTAACTCCAGTATTACTTGGTATACTAACCCTAGTATTACTTAGTATACTAACTCCAGTATTACTTGGTGTATTAACCCTAGTATTACTTAGTACACTAACCCTAGTATTACTTGGTATACTAACCCTAGTATTACTTGGTATACTAACCCTAGTATTACTTAGTATACTAACGCCAGTATTACTTGGTATACTAACCCTAGCATTACTTAGTATACTAACCCTAGTATTACTTGGTATACTAACCCTAGCATTACTTAGTATACTAACCTTAGTATTACATGGTATACTAACCCCAGTATTACTTAGTATACTAACCCAAGTATTACTTAGTATACTAACCCTAGCATTACTTAGTATACTAACCCTAGTATTACTTGGTATATTAACCCTAGTATTACTTAGTATACTAACCCTAGCATTACTTACTATACTAACCCTAGTATTACTTAGTATACTAACCCTAGCATTACTTAGTATACTAACCCTAGTATTACTTGGTATACTAACCCTAGTATTACTTAGTATACTAACCCTAGCATTACTTAGTATACTAACCCTAGTATTACTTAGTATACTAACCCTAGCATTACTTAGTATACTAACCCTAGTATTACTTAGTATACTAACCCTAGAATTACTTGGTATTgtatcaaaacaaaaataagtgGTATGGCCCATCCCTAATGTTTGCCACATATCTTAATATCTGACATAATGTGAACTTAGCTGTTGATCCAAAGTCCTTTGTGCAAATGAATTATACTGAGCAAATGTTCATTAAAACCCAATAACTAAATATGTGAAGTATGTGTTTGAAGacctgttttcagttttttcataAGTTAGCTTCATCAGGATTCATTTATTGTGATTGTGATTGGAAATATAATGTGTTTACCTTGAGAAAGTTTTTGACATCCAGTCTGGAGTAGATGAAGAGGATGgcattcttcttcctctccaaaCGACCAACCTGACATCTCAGCCGTCCACACTCTGCTGTGTTGCAgtcctttacacacacacacacacacacacacacacacacacacacacacacacacacacacacacacacacacacacacacacacacacacacacacacacacacacacacacacacacacacacacacagttattcaTATAGAAATGTCTAACAGAGTGCGAGTTTCCACTTATCAATTAATAGTCAGTTGTAATGACAGGATTATCTCTCACCTGTTGTCTTTattgaggaaagaaaaaagccGAGCAAAAATAGACAGAAGCTCAGACAGCCACTGTGACTGACTGATGTTAATAGTGTTTAAACATCATGATGGATTTAATTGTGACCTTGCCTTTAGTCAGTCCTTCCTCATATAAAAAAACTGACTAAATGATGGTGATCTTCATGTACTTGATGTTATATAGTACATATACATGTGCTGCTTGAAAGTATGTAAACCTTATGgagattagaaaaaaataaaacaaatgaaatgttataCCCCAATTCATAATACTGACATCtcaaataataaagtaaaacaaaacaagaaaatatgatttaacaAACTATGTGAATAGAGTGCTGCAGCAATAACCTCAACCAAATGGTTTCCATAGCAACCAATCAGTCTCTCTTGCTTGGTTGTACAATCCATCTTAAACCAAGCTTTCACTTCACAACTGACAACTTCAGGTTATGTTCAGAAGATTTTACAATATTCCTGAATGTATGATTCTACTGCTACTTCAATGCATAGAAAAATACATTCCAtgctctgttttcattttaagttaaaacaagtactgcatttaaaaataaaataatgtgcatcctaaaataaagtggatgAATCAAATTGGGCTCTTAGATGTTCCTATTACTGTGCCTTTGTTTCAGatttgagtgtgtatgtttgtgcttCACAATCATCACAGTCTCAGAGCATATGAGACAAACTGGTTTTAACTGCCACTACAGCCATTAGGCTCTGAGCACTTTCAAAACACTGGTGACCTATGCTCCACAATGTACCTGAACACCACCTGTGTAGTCACTCACTGCTGGTGTGCTAAATGTGCTGCTAATGTTACACTTTCTGTCTAGACAGGGTCAGATTGTCAGGCATCGTGTGTCCAAACTGTACCAAATTCACTGTTCCCTGGCTATGCACCCACCAAGAGTGGAGTTGATCAGATGAATGGTTCAAGAGATCCACAaacaacatacatacagacGGACAGAAGGATTCCTTGCTTTATATAGAGACATGAAGCTTTTCCCACACAAATTCTTTTCTTCTTAGCATCATTGACCTGTAACACTAAACTGACCTGATGTGATGTCTGTTTCAATCAGTGCTGCCTGATTTCTTTCCTAAAAATCTCTCATTCCATTGGTCTGTTCATTGCATCATTTGGCCACCAATTTTGTACCAGTTGATTGCATTTACCTGCTTgtttgaaataatgaaaataataaacatagtAATAGAAGAGGTTCACATACTTTCAAGCAGCCTGTTCACCAACAGTGTtcatactttaaaaaagaacCCAATGTCAAACTGATTTAACTGTTTCTCCACAATAAATACAGACAACAGCAACTGAGAACCAAATGTCACATATTAATTAAACCtccaggtttgtgtgtgtggtgtatatACCAGAATTGGCAGGTCGTTATCTGCGTCTCTTGACTCCAGGTCTCGCTTGCGGATGTGGTTTCGGTTTCGtccctcagtctctctctctctgggtggTGCGACAACAGTGGTGTTCTTCTCTGAGGTCAGCGggttctaacacacacacacacacacacagtattactgtacagtTAGTACTAAGAATAGGACAGTAATATTACTCCCCCAGGGATCACCTTTTTCTGGGCTAACTTAAAGGCACACAATCCATTTTGACTATTGATGGTGGACATTTAGCTGTaatgaattatatatttatctatatgcCACTTGCTACCCATGAAGCTTACTAGCCAGCTGCCAGTTTAGATTGACAAATAACGAGCAAAGTTAATACAGTTATATCGCCATAAAAACAGCTTCTTTAGGTCAGACTGTAAATATTACAATCAGTggattaacacacagacacagcaaaCTTTGACTAAACTTCCTGGACCTGTGTGCTTGCTTTTGTGTATTCTCACCGAGACGTTGGATGGGTTGATCTTCATGTCGGTGGTGCAGTTGATGGGTCCCTCTGTGTCGTAGCTGATGATTTGGAGCAGAGAGCCATTCTTAAACTGGTACGGCCATTCCACATCCAGCGTGGCTTTACTGAAAGTACTGGGCCCACTGTTCTGGAGCTGACAGACCAAACATTTATCTCAGTGTTAAATGATTGCTTCAAACAAGCCAGTACTGCACCGCTGACACCACCAGACCACCAATCACATATTTGATCCACTGAAAATTAATGTCAAACCATGTATCAAAAGAtgtgttttcttattgttgCTTCACTGTGATATGCCTAAGATCagaatttgtgacatcacaactagtttggagccaatggCCCAGTATGCATCTTACACAAGTATGATGTGGAAACTTCAAACCTCCAGTGCATCTACACAGAGAACCCTAAtgtatatatcaatatatataatgcatatgtgtgtgtgtgtgtgtgtgtacctcatAGACGTGCACTATTTGTGGTCCAATGTCCTCTCCAACTACAGGAGGCTCTTTAGGTTTCCAGTTAGCGATGGGCAGCAGCACCTGACCAGGAGACGATGTCCTGGGAggaacacacgcacacgcacatgcacacgcacacgcacacgcacacgcacgcacacacacacacacacacgcacacacacacacaacaaatcaTCAACTGTCGTTATGATGGGATAATCATTCATATGATTAACCCATATACATatagtatttcatttttatttttaagcatttagtgattttggttttggactgttggttaaCTTTGTGAAATTGTACTTGGTATTTCTCCCTAATGTCTCGCATTTCATTGACAAAActaataattaattaactatAATTTATCAGGAGACAGAGTTGATAAGAAGAGTAATCGATAAGCGTCCCTGTTAGTTGCaactctagtgtgtgtgtgtgtgtgtgtgtgtgtgttttaccctCTGATGGAGACTTTGGCGAGGACTGCCAACTTGGTGATGCTGGACACTCGAGGACTGGTGTTGTTGAACTGGTTAGAgctaaaacacaaagaacacacaTAGAGAATGGATCCATCATCAGCATGTGATGAAAACTAAACAAGAAACaagagaataagaagaagagaatGAAGACTTtaaacagatggatggatgtttctgctgctgctgtgctacAAACACCCACAAGGTGGCGCTGCTATCTTGGacctgacagagaggaggatggtgtgtgtggagTTTCCACACAAACTGAAACTATATGTAGATATATTTAAACATCAAACAATTCATGGATTATTTAAGAGAATCATTTGAGTCAAAACATTTAAGTGCATCCTCCCAAACAGCTCCACCCACACAGGTTTGCTGACACATTTGAAAGAGCTTAGCGACAGTGTCAGAGAACTGAAGAGGACAGAGCTGTCAGACTGTAACCAAGGGTTACTGAAACCTGTCATTAACATACCTCTGCtttccacaaacacaaacacattcactcaGAAGAATGTCTGTGCTGCTGAGCTGAGCTGTGTGCAGCTTCCTTCAGTTTCAGGAAagtttttgttatttaaatgagCAGTGTGAGAGAAACAACTTTGCTCTAATGAATGCTGATGGAAGGACTGAGCCTGCTGAAGAGATGCAGCCTCTTGGCACCCTGACACATACCACATGAGCACAATGTCTGTTTGATTCCACTCTTATCCCCTCttctcttgtttcctgtctgctgatctactaacaaataaaggcaaaaatgccaaaaaggtaaaaataacAGCTTCcagctcaaataaaaaaacaaaacaaaaaatgggtTGTCCAGCAAACAAGTCACTGTGTTGGCCAAACAGACATCCCTGCTAATTTACCGTGTGATGTCAACAGTTTGTTCCTGCTGTTTAACTTAACACCATGGAGACATGTCAATCTGATAGCTTTCAAATTCATGGATTTGTTTCTCCCACTGAGGTACTCACTGTACCTACAACTAAGGCTGTCAATGAATATTCTAAATGTGATTATACTGTATAATGGTGGTCTGCCTCACATGGGCTGCTGCACATATGGACAGGAGTGACACAACGTCACTGTCATTGATTCAAAGTGAAGTGTAGGTCAAGCTGTAACAAGCAAATAATTCAATAACAATCATTCTGTCACTCCTGTCatccttttttaataaaaaaataaataaacttctGTTTAGGTGGATGATCatgtttcatcttttcatcatgAGAGATGAAAGCAGCAGGTATACTGTTCTGAGTCTCAGTGTTTAACCTGTTTCTGTTTAGATTTAATTGGCTCTATTAAAAGTCAGTTAGAATTAGCTATTGTTTGCACCGTTACCCCGGAAACTGACAACAATCACAGGATTACTCTAAAGACTGAAGAACATTTACAAATATTTGTTGCAAGATCTGCAGTTACAACAAGCTATTTTTTCTAGATTTCTAAGTCAGCAGCATGTGTGTCATATGTTCTGATTGAACTCAATTATGACTCTGTGCCTGAGTCACAGTGTCTCCTTCTTTTCAGTCTGGTATGATCAAGCACtgtaaaaatcattttattcagtACCAGGTTGGACTGTACCTGACCATCTGCACATCAAACTTGACAGAAGTGTCCTCCTCCGACAGCTGGTGTACGCTGAAGCGCAACTCAGCCAGCACCTAATCAATCACAGTACAGGGAGGGACAGAAAACGGAGCAGTCAGAGAGTGGagacaacaaacaaaacccATGTTTAGATCATCATATAAAACAACTGCCTGCTACCATTTTCTTAAGGTTTCTCTTattatcaacaaatctcataagaatgaaaagaacaaGGTACGTCAGGCTTTGGATaaacacaatacttgtaagtaggacGAGCTCATCGTTGGTTTAGTGCTGCACATATAAGATTTGTTGATATtaagaaaaatagagaaaatcaCCAGCTTTATCCTGTAACATTCAGAATGACAGGAAACACATACTCTTACTGAGTTATTCATCCTGAAGTCATAAATCTCCCTAAAGAATTTGGCTGTTTAGTTTTGCCTATTTGTGGACAAATGTTGTATAATTTATGTAACACAGTCTACAACACAGTTTATTCTAATGTAatagtaaaatattaaattatgtgtTATTTATCAAATCAATCTATCAAAAGGTTAGATTCCCACTCTTAACCTTCTGACAGTTAATATCATTCTTGTTGatgctttgttttcttcatctgaTTTTCCTGATATTGTATCAGATTGTCCTTCACTGTATGGTCAGCAAGCCTCTGTAATGAAGTCTGTAGGATCAGTGCAGCAGGAGGATACGACACTACTATGAACAGGTACAGTGATGAGGCTGACAGCAGTTATTACTCACCTTGGTTCCTCCTTTCATAGGGTTTCCCAGATCACACACCACCATTTTGGTCTGGTTCTCCTTCTTGTAAGCACAGGACAGCCTGGAGAGGACCTGTTCAAGACCACACATTCATTAGAGATGTGATAGTATCAAATGTTCATGCTACCActattgttgtccaaaatactacagtaaatatCACAACAATACTGCTGTTAGTTCTAAAATACTGCAACCTTGGATTTAATCACATGACTGAACTGACCATAAACTGAAGTGGGCTGCTTTGTTCAGAGTTTGAAAAGAATTATTAGATGTTTATAACTGAGTGAAGGAACCCAAAACTCCTGCAAACTGTCCATCACTTAAACTGACTACTTATTATGTTTTAATCTTCCGTCTTTAATCCGTTATAATTCATGGAATGGACATTTAGAGAGTAGAATTTGCGGAATTTATCATCCCATCTGTTGATAAGAGTTTGTAACTATCCGATTAATGTAATCAGAGTTTATTGCTGTCTACTGTTGAGACACTGAGATGAGTAATAGTAATCCTGTTTGGTGATGGCTGCAGCATCACAAAGCAGGAGGATCAATAGATCTGAGAAAGAGTGTGAGATTTCCCCTGGAAGTAATCAGAAGCTGTTTTTCACACTTCCTGCAGCTGTGATCCAACAAAAGTCTGcaaaatgatgtgaaatgtgtgaaaGCTGTCAAGTAGCTTCTGCTTAGTTTAGTAATCTTGTTTATTCCTATATGATCAAACTAATATGAATGTAGAATCGGCTGCTTATCTTTAGATTTAAAGATTATTTAAACTATAATTCTAAGGCACCAGTTGTATAATGGGATTTCCAGTGATGCTCAGGCCCCAGTGGAAGTGACGTTACCTGACTGCGGACTACTCCAGTAAAGTCAGCCTGTTGTGGAGGGTAAACATGGAGTTCGGCCTCGTAGGCTCCCTCTCCCTGGTTTTCAGCACTGATCTCCAGAGTCAGAGCGTTATCATCCCCAATGTAGATCTGATCACGGTCACTGATGtacaataaagaacaataatggTAATGCAATACAGTTATTGTGCTGCTAAACTTTTTATTTCAGCCTAATATTTCTTTGTTATTAAGAGAAACTACACTTGAATTTTGATACAGAGaagaatgaacaaaaaaaaaattcattgacatttgttttttaaaaaagaggtaAATATCAGCCAGACTTGTAATTACTACATCACCCTGTGAATAAGCGTATTAATTCAGATGAAACCCTGACCCTGATAACTATGATCACTCCAGCATGCAGACAGTACTAATGAGCAGAGAGCACCCACCTCTTCACTGACAACTTCAGGTCAGGCTTACAGATGTTGTCATCTCCACAGTCCAACAGGATGTGAGCCTAAGGGCACAAAGAAAgtcaagaaagagagaggtggaaggaagggaaagcaAGGTAAGCAACTCAGACAAAATAAGtcatacacaactacaaacCCTGTGGTCAACCCAACCTGACATAATaaaacaaggaggaggaggcaaaaATGAAACTGTGGTTGTAATTTAAGCTCAGAAAtaaaaccgcttttattttatGAGAAATCACAGGAAGTCTCTCCCAGTAGCACTAGAGCTGGCCGCTGTGCTTATGCAGCACCAGCTGTGGATGAGAGGGGAGTTAACTGCTGGAATTCAGTCGTACTTTTTCAACAAGCTGTTTGATAAATTATTCGTTGCTTCTCCCTTACTGCTAGATTTTGTTGCACTTGcagcactcactcactcactcactcactcactcactcactcactcactcactcactcactcactcactcactcactcactcactcactcactcactctgaaATCTCTAAAGGATTGCCCTTTGAGGATTGGGCTCGATCAGACATCACATAGACTTTGTACTGGGTAGTAAGGACATTTCTATTCAGCTCCTCCGGGTGATGTCAGGAGAATTTCAGTGCAGTGCATGCATCAAAGAAGCTACAGAGCCATGTTACCTGCTTGGTGACGTTGGACGGGGCTGACATGTCCAGGATTGGGAGCAGTCCAGTTTGGTCTGCAGCCCGCTGGTAGTCCAGACTGTACTCCATCACCACCGAGATGGGAGTGATCTTATCTCGAAACTCACGATCATCctgagagcaagagagagaaacagatggagggagtgagagagagagtgggagagagagatagtgggagagagagagagagagagagagagagagagagagagagagagagagagagagagagagagagagagagagagagagagagagagagagagagagagagagagagagagagagagagagagaatagtaATTACAAATGTCATTGTTTACATGGTATAGTAGTCACCTTCCTTTCTGTCATCAATAAAATAGTGTGAAAAAATGGAGACACACGAAAAAATCTGCAACTGCAGGTGTTTTTCACACTATAGCCCACATTCAAATAGGTAGAGATAAGACTGTAATCTGTAAAATTATAAATctgtttaatatattattatttatatagataTTATTTTGATAGGAATCCTATGCAAAAATGGTTGGTTATATTATCAAACACAAGTATCAGCTGTCTCATTATCTAATGTTTTGTATCGacccaaagaaaagcagcaaacacATGAACTGTGAACTGTGAAAGATTACTTTCTGCAGACTGATCTGCATCAATATTCAAATTACCAGCATGATAAATATGatctaaaagaaaataaactgtgGAACTCAATGGTCTTCAAAAGCATTTCATTTGCTGGTGTGTGGAGTTTCTTCTTTCATCTAGAATGTTTCCTTTGTGTTCCTTACCCTGAGGAAGACCTCCTGCTCCTCACAGGCTGGGGCTTTGCCGTTTGCCACCGTCATGTTCTTAGAGTACTGAAAGGTGCGACTGTGCAGGAAGAGGACACGTTTAGTCGCCTCCTTTTGCTTCAGACGGTCCAAAATGAGCTCCACACGAAAATCTGAGAAGGACACAGAGAGATGGTTATGAGATGAGGAGGTCATGTAATGGTCTTACACATgtatgcatgaatgtgtgtgtgattctaaAGCAAAGCAGGTAACAGGTGGTATTTGACTCACTGAGAGAGGCTGGAGCTCCTCTGCCACTGGCTTTCAGACAGTACTTCACCCTGaaactggaacacacacacaaactgttagTTACAGTCAGCTTTATACCATATGACAGCTTCCATCAATGCAGAGCAGAAATGTTGTAGAATACACTAATCAAACTGCTTAAAAGGAGAGGTTCAAATgtaatatacacataaatatattgtattgtgtgtttttacctatttatattgttataatgtTAAAATCCCTAGGGAATTTTACTCTTTCAAGGTAAGTGAAACATGTGAGAACTCACCAGGACACATATGTGGTGGTTCCAGGAAGCATGCAGGTCTTTTCCTCTGGGTTGATGATCTGAGGTGTCATGTCTAATGTAGCATTCACACTGATCACTGGACgggctctgacacacacacacacacacacacacacacacacacacacacacacacacacacacacacacacacacacacacacacacacacacacacacacacacacacacacacacacacacacacacacacacacacacacacacacacacacacacagagaggtcagTGAGGATGCTATGAATGCTTATGTGCTTATATGTGTCAGTTTGATATACatgtttgttattatttatgtttgtgcacAATATGAGTCACTATAAATCATCTTCACCATGCAGCCTGttcacaacagacacacacatctcaaTTCAGCTCATAAAGTTTTCTCAGAACATGAGTTTAAGCCTTTTTGACTTATGACAAGGATACTTTTTAATTGGACTTTGAGATTAATTTGTGTATGTGAAATAATTTCTCCTTTTATGCAGCCACTCCGCTGTCACAACAACACCTTCCCTGTCTCCAGTCTTTATactgcacacactcacatgtgcAAAGCTCATTACATGTATACTTGGacaataaatcatgtttctctAACCCTCATTAAAGTACATATATACACTACAAAAATGCAGCACAATGCAAGTATATCTGCTCAACTCAAAAACTTAAATACTTGTTGCCACATTGTTAGACACACAAATCTACATAATATCAAAATAGttatgtggagaaaaaaatattaacaataatatCACCAATACAAAACAACCGAAAACAGTAAAAGCTTTTACTTTTTGCTGTTTAACTAAAATGATCCTTTAAATATGCTAAAAGAAAGGTGATACTGATGAGTGGCTGATTAATGCAGACCTCCATTAAACATTGAAGATATAATTAGGTGCAGGGGTAAAGCTGCATAAGGAAATACAGGGCAACACAGCTCTGTACTGAAATGGTTAAATGTGTAGCAACAGCAGCCATAAAGTCAGTAGGAGAAAAGTGAATGAAAGCAGTAGTTCTTTGATATCAGAGGTGGCCTCGCTCATTAAACTCCTTAACTTCCATCAGCAgcatcagagacacacacaaccacagcaggggaggcaacacacacacacacacacacacacacacacacacacacacacacacacacacacacacacagagagagtttgATTACCTGTATAAAACTGCTTTGTCTGCTCCAAACACTCCTACTATTAAATCTGTAAGACAGAGACATACATCAGCGGTTTTCACAGCAGCAGTACAGACATTCATTTGATCCttgctttgtatgtgtgtgtgtgtgtgtgtgtgtgtgtgtgtgtgtgtgtgtgtgtgtgtgtgtgtgtgtgtctgtacctGGATATCCATTCTGATCTATGTCAGTATTTCCAGTAATGGAGTATCCAAAGCTAGCAGGCATGGAGCTGGAGGCCCATTTCCCTTGCAGGACCTGAATTAACACACAACATGCTAACAATAAACTTGAGTTATGTTTTGGCTTTTGCTTTTCGTAGTAGCTGTCCTATTGAATATAATGTCAGAAGATGCAGGGGAATCCTTATGTGCAACAATATGATAAACAATCACAGAGTTTAAGTGTGTTTTATGATATAAAAAGGAGGTGTGATGTAATGACACGTCTGGCTGTATTTACCTGGGAAGGTGTCGGGTCAGGCCCTGCCGAACGGCCATTATGAATGTACACCAAGCCGTTGTGATCGAGACCTCCTCCATAAGGAGCAGAGATGGCCACATCTGGAGGAGCGACAGTGAGAAtcagtaataaaaacacaagatgTGAGGCAGGCCAGGAATGATCCAGGTCAGGATGCAGGTCCATACTCAGCACTGATACGTATAGATGTGATGGCCTCTCTTACCATTGTAGCCATCCATGTCCAGGTCTCCCAGTGCTGCGATGGCAGAGCCGTATCTGGCGTAGCGCTCTGACCCAGTGAGCAGCTGAGGTTGATGAAAGGAAAATCCACCTCGACCCAGGTACACAGACACctggacacgcacacacacacacacacacacacacacacacacacacacacacacacacacacacacacacacacacacacacacacacacacacacacacacacacacacacacacacacacacacacacacacacgcacacgctcaTCAGCAGCAGTAAATCAGGAGCGAAAGTATTCACTCTAAAAGAAGTGTTTTGTCCTGTTTGGTTATTTCAGATGTAACAAAGGCATTCATTTCAGCAGAGAATAAGAAGAGCAGACTGATGTTTGGGTTTTC encodes the following:
- the itgav gene encoding integrin alpha-V, whose translation is MAVGRSALSLFTLMCLLFHRCGSFNLDVDKPSVYTGPEGSYFGFSVDFFKPSNNQRSDVLIGAPRANASSSSSIVERGAVYSCPWKSSDCEELLFDNSGDRRNSQGAQMEFKSKQWFGASVRSDGEHILACAPLYQWSTFGVSEREPVGTCYLMRGNKVVEYSPCRSAANSPEGQGFCQAGFSVDFLKKNNRVVVGGPGSFYWQGQLISDDVSEIFQRFNNDYITPYGNTLATKSAEALFDDSYLGYSVTIGDFNDDAKEDYVTGVPRGQKALGYVNIFNGHNMESMINFTGTQMAAYFGHSVAATDVNKDGLVDLLVGAPLFMDRGSDGKLKEVGQVSVYLGRGGFSFHQPQLLTGSERYARYGSAIAALGDLDMDGYNDVAISAPYGGGLDHNGLVYIHNGRSAGPDPTPSQVLQGKWASSSMPASFGYSITGNTDIDQNGYPDLIVGVFGADKAVLYRARPVISVNATLDMTPQIINPEEKTCMLPGTTTYVSCFRVKYCLKASGRGAPASLNFRVELILDRLKQKEATKRVLFLHSRTFQYSKNMTVANGKAPACEEQEVFLRDDREFRDKITPISVVMEYSLDYQRAADQTGLLPILDMSAPSNVTKQAHILLDCGDDNICKPDLKLSVKSDRDQIYIGDDNALTLEISAENQGEGAYEAELHVYPPQQADFTGVVRSQVLSRLSCAYKKENQTKMVVCDLGNPMKGGTKVLAELRFSVHQLSEEDTSVKFDVQMVSSNQFNNTSPRVSSITKLAVLAKVSIRGTSSPGQVLLPIANWKPKEPPVVGEDIGPQIVHVYELQNSGPSTFSKATLDVEWPYQFKNGSLLQIISYDTEGPINCTTDMKINPSNVSNPLTSEKNTTVVAPPRERETEGRNRNHIRKRDLESRDADNDLPILDCNTAECGRLRCQVGRLERKKNAILFIYSRLDVKNFLKTENQNRSYVVRSTASFNVIEMPYKNLKSDPPSNSTTVSVSVIWVADIPQPVPGWVVALAVLAGLLLLALLIFIMYKLGFFKRVRPPQEDCTEKEQLQPEENGNTDA